Proteins encoded together in one Carya illinoinensis cultivar Pawnee chromosome 3, C.illinoinensisPawnee_v1, whole genome shotgun sequence window:
- the LOC122304486 gene encoding uncharacterized protein LOC122304486, which yields MAEWCYNTTVHSTINITPFEALYGYPPPNLLAYVPGTSSNDVVDNQLRSREELLILLRDNMLRAQQRMKYFANGKRSDRSFEVGDWIVQKLGTVAYKLNLPESSKIHPVFHVSCLKKKLGQHIVPLPTLPPTDFSSHVQPEPQHILERRLQRKGNHAIIEVLVSWVGATAEDASWESLYKLRQLYPHLVGTVL from the exons ATGGCTGaatggtgttataacaccactGTCCATTCTACCATTAACATCACTCCTTTCGAGGCTCTTTATGGATACCCTCCTCCTAACTTGTTGGCTTATGTGCCAGGTACCTCTTCAAATGATGTTGTGGATAACCAACTTAGGTCCAGGGAAGAGTTGCTGATTTTATTAAGGGATAATATGCTCAGAGCACAACAAAGAATGAAGTACTTTGCTAATGGGAAAAGGAGTGACAGGTCATTTGAGGTTGGGGATTGG ATTGTACAAAAGCTAGGGACTGTGGCATATAAGCTGAATTTGCCTGAATCTTCAAAAATACATCCAGTCTTCCATGTTTCCTGTCTTAAAAAGAAACTAGGCCAGCATATTGTACCATTGCCTACTTTACCACCTACAGATTTTTCTAGTCATGTACAACCTGAGCCTCAACATATTCTTGAGAGGAGATTACAAAGGAAGGGAAATCATGCTATTATAGAAGTGTTGGTTAGTTGGGTTGGGGCTACGGCTGAAGATGCTTCTTGGGAAAGTTTGTATAAACTGCGACAGCTCTATCCTCATTTGGTAGGAACTGTCCTATGA